One Archangium violaceum genomic window, AGCACGTCCGCCACCTGGCCGCGACGCAGGTCCGCGTCGATGAGGAGGATGCGCCGCTCCATGTTCGCCCGGGCCGCCGCCAGGGCCAGGTTCACCGTGGTCACCGTCTTGCCCTCGCCGGGCAGCGCCGAGGTGACACCCACCACCTTGAGAGGACGCAGCTCGCGCATCCGCTCCAGCCGGTAGTAGAGGCTGCGGTACTGCTCCGCCGCACCCGAGGCCGGGGCCGTCAGCGAGACCACCCGCTTGTCCACGGCGTTCGGAGACCCCGCGGCGTCATCCACGCGAGGAAGGAAGTTCCCCGCCCGCTCCATCGTTTGATCCATCTTGTTCCTCCCGGATTCCGCGTTGTTCACCCGAAGTCTCCTAGTTCAGCGGCGAGTCCGACGAAGACGGTGACGCCACTCCATTGCGAACCCCCGAGGCGGGCATCAGCACCCGCTTCTCCGCCTTACCCTGCATGTTCGGGACCACCGCCAGCACGGGGAGGGGCAGGCGATCGCGCAGCTCCTGCGTGTCCCGGATGCTGTCGTCGCGCATCTCCAGCACCACCCCGACGAGCACGCCCAGACCCAGGGCGATCAGGAAGGAGATGAGCAGGCCGCTCAGGCGATCCGGCCGCGCCGCCGCCACGGGCACACCGGCCGGGGAGACGACGTTGAACAGGCTCTCCGCGCTCTTCACCTCGAGGTCCTGCGCCAGCTCGGCCTCCACCCGGCGGGACACCACGCTCTGGTACTTGGCGCGGGCGATCTCATAGTCGCGGTTGAGGACCCCCAGCTCATGGGCCCAGCGCGGGGTGCGATCCAACCGCTCCTGGTAGCTCCTGGCCTGCTGGTGCAGACCCTCGATCTCCTTCTGGATGGAGGAGATGAGCTCGGCCACGCGGGAGCGCTCCTGGCGCTCGGCCCACTGGCGGCTCTCTGCGTCCTTGCGGCGCTCACGCATGGTGTTGAGCTCCTGGGTGAGGCGCTTCACCTCGGGGTGATCCGCCGTCCACGAGGAGCGGGCGGCCACCAGGCTCTGGGTGAGGGAGTGCTCGGCGGCCTCGAGACGGCCGGCCTCGCTGTCCGCGGCGTTGCGAGCCCGCGCCAGCTCCGAGCGGCGGGCCTCGGCCACGCGCAGCTCCTCGGACTTCGTCTGCAGCAGCGCCCCCACGCGCTCCAGCCCGCGCATGTTCATCTCCAGCTGCTCGGGCAGCTCGCCGATGTGGTCCACCTTGAACTGGGCGATCTTCTTCTCCCACTCGGTGACGCTCTTGGAGAGGGCGACGATCTCGTCCTCGAAGAGCTTCGTGGCACGCGCCGCCTGCTCCTGGCGCGACTTGAGCGCCTGCTCGGAGAAGAGCTGCGGGAGCCGGTTGGCCACCTGAGCCGCCACGTTCGGATCCGTGTGCGCGTACGTCAGCTCGAAGGCGCTCTCCCCCTCCACGCGCACGGTGAGATCCTTGCGCATGCGGTTGACGGCGGCCTCCATGCCCGCCTCGGAGACGATCTCCGGATAGAGGTTCATCTCCTCGATGGCCCTCTGGAGGACCGGACGCGCCATCAACTCCTGGCGGACGGTGAGCAACCGCTGCTCCACCAGCTCGCTGACGGTGCGCTGCACCATCTCCTCACCGGGGCGCTGCGGTTGCACCCGCACCACCGCCGTTGCCTCGTACACACTCT contains:
- a CDS encoding GumC family protein; its protein translation is MERGMTADQVLKALWRRKVLVGAIVLGAFAVGAAIVLSQQSVYEATAVVRVQPQRPGEEMVQRTVSELVEQRLLTVRQELMARPVLQRAIEEMNLYPEIVSEAGMEAAVNRMRKDLTVRVEGESAFELTYAHTDPNVAAQVANRLPQLFSEQALKSRQEQAARATKLFEDEIVALSKSVTEWEKKIAQFKVDHIGELPEQLEMNMRGLERVGALLQTKSEELRVAEARRSELARARNAADSEAGRLEAAEHSLTQSLVAARSSWTADHPEVKRLTQELNTMRERRKDAESRQWAERQERSRVAELISSIQKEIEGLHQQARSYQERLDRTPRWAHELGVLNRDYEIARAKYQSVVSRRVEAELAQDLEVKSAESLFNVVSPAGVPVAAARPDRLSGLLISFLIALGLGVLVGVVLEMRDDSIRDTQELRDRLPLPVLAVVPNMQGKAEKRVLMPASGVRNGVASPSSSDSPLN